The proteins below come from a single Roseiflexus sp. RS-1 genomic window:
- a CDS encoding alpha-galactosidase encodes MTLPSRLDLSDAGFACVLDMAPRFALAGLGLAGEHRALESSSLFLAIIDAQVVDAQTPNLYVRNVSVDDAIPGRRHARIELLPGGLGVVIDYHIVRYSDAFAIETWIVVRNEGALPRRVTRLDSLALDLLPGRYDLQAYTGAWGAEFEPQSMPLTSPVTLESRSGRSSHGHHPWFALVCDGRSIISGAVAWSGNWAIRLMPRLEEVVALSAGLHDWEFAVDLAPGASVEAPPVVLVFARGDDLDEAAVQFARLGRRFWYPRNALADRLPVEWNHWWAYEDRALDEATFRANVDVAARMGIEVCTLDAGWFGASDAGTHWYDQRGDWEMVNAVRFPSGIRALADDVHARGMRFGIWCEIEGLGVRARLAETHPDFVAMRHGSRIGYVCLGNPAAQQWAFETLDHLIRDYGCDWIKLDFNLDPGAGCNRTDHGHGARDGLYAHYRGYYALLDRVRSVHPDVVLENCSSGGLRIDPGIARRTHMAFLSDPDWPEHSLQVFWGATQMLAPDACLHWSYCEWSFARHPSQTFNPRDPSLQPHQVDFYTRISMLRRFGFSQRLPDLPDWVAQRYADHIAFYKAVMRRFVREADMYHLTGQPLGEGRGDRWAGFQYRMPDGSEHLVAVFRLPGAEPLRVLRLKHLHPERIYTLLWVDSGQQTQASGAELMDTGLRFDDLPEEGSALVRIR; translated from the coding sequence ATGACCCTTCCGTCCCGCCTGGATCTCTCGGACGCGGGGTTCGCCTGCGTGCTGGACATGGCACCCCGTTTTGCGCTGGCAGGTCTGGGGCTGGCGGGCGAACATCGGGCGCTTGAGTCGTCGTCGCTCTTCCTGGCAATCATTGATGCGCAGGTTGTCGATGCGCAGACGCCAAACCTGTACGTGCGGAATGTGTCGGTGGACGATGCAATCCCTGGACGACGCCATGCGCGCATCGAACTGCTGCCTGGCGGGTTGGGAGTCGTGATCGATTACCATATCGTGCGCTACAGCGATGCGTTTGCTATCGAGACCTGGATCGTCGTGCGGAATGAAGGGGCATTGCCGCGTCGGGTGACGCGCCTGGATTCACTTGCGCTCGATCTGCTCCCCGGCAGGTACGATCTGCAGGCGTATACTGGCGCGTGGGGCGCCGAGTTCGAACCGCAGTCGATGCCGCTGACATCCCCGGTCACCCTCGAAAGTCGTTCTGGTCGCTCGTCGCACGGTCACCATCCCTGGTTTGCCCTGGTGTGCGACGGTCGCTCGATCATCTCCGGCGCAGTTGCCTGGTCAGGGAATTGGGCGATCCGGTTGATGCCGCGCCTGGAGGAGGTCGTCGCACTATCGGCAGGGTTGCACGATTGGGAATTCGCTGTCGATCTTGCGCCCGGCGCCTCGGTTGAGGCGCCGCCGGTCGTGCTGGTGTTTGCCCGTGGTGATGATCTCGACGAAGCAGCGGTTCAGTTTGCGCGTCTGGGGCGACGCTTCTGGTATCCGCGCAATGCGCTCGCCGACCGGTTGCCGGTCGAGTGGAACCACTGGTGGGCGTATGAAGATCGGGCGCTCGACGAGGCGACCTTCCGCGCCAATGTCGATGTTGCCGCCCGGATGGGCATCGAGGTGTGCACGCTCGACGCCGGATGGTTTGGCGCGTCCGATGCTGGGACGCACTGGTACGACCAGCGCGGCGACTGGGAGATGGTCAATGCGGTGCGATTTCCTTCCGGCATTCGCGCGCTTGCCGATGACGTTCACGCACGTGGCATGCGCTTCGGCATCTGGTGCGAGATCGAGGGGTTGGGCGTCCGCGCGCGACTGGCGGAAACGCATCCTGATTTCGTGGCGATGCGTCATGGAAGTCGGATCGGGTATGTGTGCCTGGGCAATCCGGCAGCGCAGCAATGGGCGTTCGAGACGCTTGATCATCTCATCCGCGACTACGGGTGCGACTGGATCAAACTCGATTTCAATCTCGACCCTGGCGCCGGGTGCAACCGCACCGATCACGGTCACGGCGCCAGAGATGGGTTGTATGCGCACTATCGCGGCTACTATGCGCTGCTTGATCGAGTGCGCAGCGTTCATCCCGACGTGGTGCTGGAAAACTGCTCATCGGGCGGTCTGCGGATCGATCCGGGCATTGCGCGTCGCACCCACATGGCGTTTTTGAGCGATCCCGACTGGCCCGAACATAGTTTGCAGGTCTTCTGGGGCGCCACTCAGATGCTGGCGCCGGACGCCTGCCTGCACTGGAGCTACTGCGAGTGGTCGTTCGCCAGGCATCCGAGCCAGACGTTCAATCCGCGCGATCCGTCGCTTCAGCCGCATCAGGTCGATTTCTATACCCGCATTTCAATGCTGCGCCGCTTCGGGTTTTCGCAGCGATTGCCCGATCTGCCGGACTGGGTTGCGCAGCGTTATGCGGATCACATCGCCTTCTACAAGGCGGTTATGCGGCGTTTCGTGCGTGAGGCGGACATGTACCATCTGACGGGGCAACCGCTCGGTGAAGGACGCGGTGACCGCTGGGCCGGTTTTCAATATCGGATGCCCGACGGCAGCGAGCATCTGGTCGCCGTCTTTCGTCTGCCGGGCGCTGAACCATTGCGTGTGCTGCGCCTGAAACATCTCCATCCAGAGCGTATCTACACATTGCTCTGGGTGGATTCCGGTCAACAGACGCAGGCAAGCGGCGCTGAATTGATGGATACCGGGTTGCGCTTCGATGACCTGCCCGAAGAAGGCTCGGCGCTGGTGCGGATCAGGTGA
- a CDS encoding carbohydrate ABC transporter permease, with protein sequence MDTPHTQPRLSVQRPARRASRRQRIEAINAYIFMAPAILGLLLFTLGPMAASFLLSFTEYNILTDPRWNGLANYEKLFNDKLFWQSLRVSAIYSIVSVPLGLTIALGLALLLNHKMRGIMVFRSVYYLPTVISGVGVAMLWRWLFNGDFGIINVLLRGVGIRGPNWLFDETWALVALIIASLWGIGGTMLIFLAGLQGIPQELYEAAEIDGAGRWRQFSSITLPMISHVTFFNLVLGVIGALQVFTDAYVITGGGPNNATLFLSVYLYRHAFQYLNFGYAAAVAWVLFLIVLALTLLVFKSSPLWVYYESERPGRG encoded by the coding sequence GTGGATACGCCTCATACCCAACCACGCCTCTCAGTGCAGCGTCCGGCGCGCCGGGCGAGCCGTCGCCAGCGCATCGAAGCCATCAACGCCTACATCTTCATGGCGCCAGCCATCCTTGGATTGCTCCTCTTCACGCTTGGTCCCATGGCGGCTTCATTCCTGCTCAGTTTCACCGAGTACAACATCTTGACCGACCCGCGCTGGAATGGGCTGGCAAACTACGAAAAACTCTTCAACGACAAACTCTTCTGGCAGTCGCTCAGGGTCAGCGCCATTTACTCCATCGTCAGCGTCCCCCTGGGGCTGACAATCGCTCTTGGTCTGGCGCTACTCCTGAACCACAAAATGCGCGGGATCATGGTCTTCCGCTCGGTGTACTATCTGCCGACCGTCATTTCCGGCGTCGGAGTGGCGATGCTCTGGCGCTGGTTGTTCAACGGCGATTTCGGCATCATCAACGTCTTGCTCCGAGGGGTTGGAATCCGCGGTCCCAACTGGCTCTTCGACGAAACCTGGGCGCTGGTGGCGCTGATCATCGCCAGTTTGTGGGGCATCGGCGGCACAATGCTGATCTTTCTGGCGGGATTGCAGGGGATTCCGCAGGAATTGTACGAAGCTGCCGAGATCGATGGCGCCGGCCGATGGCGACAGTTCTCCAGCATCACCCTGCCGATGATCTCGCACGTTACCTTCTTCAATCTGGTGTTGGGCGTCATCGGTGCGTTGCAGGTCTTCACCGACGCTTATGTTATCACCGGTGGCGGACCGAACAACGCCACCCTGTTCCTGTCGGTCTATCTCTACCGCCACGCCTTTCAGTATCTGAATTTCGGGTATGCTGCGGCAGTCGCGTGGGTGCTGTTCCTGATCGTGCTGGCATTGACATTACTGGTCTTCAAATCGTCGCCGCTCTGGGTCTACTACGAGAGTGAGCGACCGGGGAGGGGTTGA
- a CDS encoding carbohydrate ABC transporter permease, giving the protein MGVRSAALPFWRTRRGQARLTSLAVLIIALAGSTLVLIPFFWMVSTSLKQASEVYLSPPVWLPNPPQWGNYAQAVTRVPFHLYAWNTTIIVGLVTIGTLLSCSLSAYGFARLSAPGKNFIFMLLLSTLMLPGAVTLVPTYLLFNALGWVGSFLPLIVPAYFGSAFFIFLLRQFYLTIPRELEEAATIDGANVYQIWWRIMMPLSYPVLATVVVFTFVGTYNDFFTPLIYLTDESKRTIAVALSYFQGSPRIGPQMHLLMAAVTISIVPPLILFIIAQRYFVRGIVMTGIKG; this is encoded by the coding sequence ATGGGCGTGCGTAGCGCTGCATTACCGTTCTGGCGGACACGTCGTGGACAGGCGCGTCTTACCTCGCTGGCAGTCCTGATCATCGCGCTGGCCGGATCGACGCTGGTGCTGATCCCCTTTTTCTGGATGGTCTCGACATCGCTGAAACAGGCGAGCGAGGTGTATCTCTCGCCGCCGGTCTGGCTTCCCAACCCGCCGCAATGGGGAAACTACGCACAGGCCGTGACGCGCGTGCCGTTTCATCTGTACGCCTGGAACACGACGATCATCGTGGGACTGGTGACAATAGGAACGCTCCTCTCGTGCTCGCTCAGCGCGTATGGTTTTGCGCGCCTGTCGGCGCCGGGCAAGAACTTCATCTTCATGCTGCTCCTCTCGACGCTGATGTTGCCCGGTGCGGTGACGCTGGTGCCGACATACCTGCTATTCAATGCGCTGGGATGGGTGGGATCGTTTCTGCCGCTCATTGTGCCAGCCTATTTCGGGAGCGCCTTTTTTATCTTCCTGCTTCGACAGTTTTACCTGACGATTCCGCGTGAACTCGAAGAAGCCGCCACGATCGACGGCGCCAATGTCTACCAGATCTGGTGGCGCATTATGATGCCGCTCAGTTACCCTGTGCTCGCCACGGTGGTGGTCTTCACCTTCGTTGGCACGTACAACGACTTCTTCACGCCGTTGATCTACCTGACCGATGAGAGCAAGCGCACCATCGCCGTTGCACTCTCCTATTTCCAGGGTTCACCGCGCATCGGACCCCAGATGCACCTGCTGATGGCTGCCGTCACGATCTCGATCGTGCCGCCGCTCATTCTGTTCATCATCGCCCAACGTTACTTTGTGCGTGGCATCGTTATGACCGGTATCAAAGGCTAA
- a CDS encoding ABC transporter substrate-binding protein, protein MAKQADHLVHRLSRRQFLRGAAIGGAALTSGILAACGSSPTAPAGDAPTAAPTQVASEPTKIRALMWSNGPVIDENFKVRAQMFNETFKGQYDLDLQLLPYDQYWPRIDLAYGAKNPYDLYFFDVQAYGHYRAGLLSNIQPYVDLAPELLNAEEYPVALYDAWRFDGSNLYGLPENIQVLALYYNRDLFDAEGLAYPDDTWTWDDVLDAATKLTKRNGDETTQWGLDVGVMDIWWGAQTLAWAMGGGFFDKIVEPTKFQVSDEVNVQALTFLRDLIFVHKVAPTKTQRSAAAQDIGIFQTGKVAMFFDGSWAISGFQDVPFKWDMAPLPMWKDKRVSAYWLGGQVIPKDSKVIDAAFAFARWSATTYQKTMAGNHDWIPIARSARESEEMYVGQPAGLRSVLGTIEGARLGDFYSRNNQQIFSEVLLPTFDLMFLGTITPEEAAKKIDEEANALLAKG, encoded by the coding sequence ATGGCCAAGCAAGCCGATCACCTTGTCCATCGTTTGAGTCGGCGGCAGTTCTTGCGAGGAGCGGCAATCGGAGGTGCGGCGCTGACATCCGGCATTCTGGCGGCCTGTGGCTCATCGCCGACTGCGCCAGCCGGTGATGCTCCGACAGCCGCGCCAACGCAGGTCGCCAGCGAGCCAACGAAGATTCGCGCGCTCATGTGGAGCAATGGACCTGTCATCGACGAGAACTTCAAAGTCCGCGCGCAGATGTTCAACGAGACGTTCAAGGGACAGTACGATCTCGATCTGCAACTGCTGCCCTACGATCAATACTGGCCCCGCATCGATCTGGCGTATGGAGCGAAGAACCCCTATGATCTCTACTTCTTCGACGTACAGGCGTATGGGCATTACCGTGCTGGCCTGCTCTCGAACATCCAGCCCTACGTCGATCTGGCGCCGGAACTGTTGAACGCCGAAGAGTATCCGGTCGCGCTCTACGACGCCTGGCGCTTCGATGGCAGCAATCTGTACGGACTTCCCGAAAATATCCAGGTGCTGGCGCTCTACTACAACCGTGATCTCTTCGATGCCGAAGGTCTGGCGTATCCCGATGACACCTGGACATGGGACGATGTGCTCGACGCGGCAACGAAACTGACGAAGCGCAACGGTGACGAAACCACCCAGTGGGGGCTGGATGTGGGTGTGATGGATATCTGGTGGGGCGCGCAGACGCTGGCGTGGGCGATGGGCGGCGGGTTCTTCGACAAGATCGTCGAGCCGACAAAGTTCCAGGTGAGCGATGAAGTCAATGTGCAGGCGTTGACATTCCTGCGCGACCTGATCTTTGTTCACAAGGTCGCGCCCACCAAGACGCAACGTTCGGCGGCTGCCCAGGATATCGGCATTTTCCAGACCGGTAAGGTGGCGATGTTCTTCGATGGCAGCTGGGCGATCAGCGGGTTCCAGGATGTGCCGTTCAAGTGGGATATGGCGCCGTTGCCGATGTGGAAGGATAAGCGCGTATCCGCCTACTGGCTGGGCGGTCAGGTCATCCCGAAAGACTCGAAAGTCATCGACGCCGCCTTCGCCTTTGCCCGCTGGTCGGCGACGACCTATCAGAAGACCATGGCAGGCAATCACGACTGGATCCCGATTGCGCGTTCGGCGCGCGAGTCGGAGGAGATGTACGTCGGGCAACCGGCCGGTTTGCGGTCGGTGCTGGGGACGATCGAGGGCGCGCGGTTGGGTGATTTCTATTCCCGGAACAATCAGCAGATCTTCAGTGAGGTGCTGCTGCCGACATTCGATCTGATGTTCCTCGGAACCATCACGCCGGAAGAGGCGGCAAAGAAGATCGACGAAGAAGCAAATGCTCTCCTGGCGAAAGGATAA